DNA from Branchiostoma lanceolatum isolate klBraLanc5 chromosome 6, klBraLanc5.hap2, whole genome shotgun sequence:
ctttggacagttactgtgcatttttttctggtctatgttcttcaagcatagcgctagaagggaaaagaccgaggtggacgataatgggttaccctagcacaattcttcatcatatacctcagtgtaaatacatgctcgcatggcgttaaataggcggagaaaaacttacagaccatgcattttctttttagaagagctgatatttctgaccatgggtttaaaatttggctctgtccgtgcggttttaagataaatacgttttgaataaatcggacgtaaattggtcatgttacgttaccaggTGTTCGTGAGATTGTGGCAGTTTGTGGCACTGGGAAAAGGTAGATCTTAATGTTTCAGCTATCTTAACTGTCTCTAAAGAACGGTAGCACTGACCAGCTCATGATCATAAATACATCTGTTTCAATCGAAGAGTTAGGTCACATTTTAATTTTGCCCCTTTAGTGTCCACTTCACATGGATTTTATTAACCTTACGCTCGAGGTCATTATAAGTTGACGTAGCGcacatagagtccattccactGTAATCATTTTGGAAAGGGGAGTCAATGATGCGCATTCATGATTTTTCTGATGAATTTTACGTATTTCGAACCATCTAATTTTTACGTATATTTGCTCTTGCGGAAGGCAACTAAAAGATGGAATCAAATTTCAGGCAAGTGCCATACGGTATGGCAACAACTGTTATATGACTGTTCAGTGCAAACTAGGAAGCACTAGCTTGGCAAAAAGTGTCCGATGGTGCATAAAAAAAACCAAAGGTCGTGTCGGCTTGAGTTGGCGTTGAGCTAAACACAGCCGTAAAAAAATATACGACCAAATTTCATACTTTATAACTTTTCAACATCCTTAGGACAGGGGGCACATTCTCGGGGGTTCTCCTTAGCAGACGTAAGATTCCTTTCCGCGCACATTGCATCTTGCAAGCTGGCTGGAAACGGTTGGATGGTTATTACAGATAAGACTTTCAAATGAGACGTCACCGTCCTTGGCCGATACTTAAAGACAGAAAACCACAAGTACCAGAAGCACCCTTATCAGTGGCGAGCATACTGACAATTTCCGTGCAATTTGTTCGGAAGGGACATTAGTCTATAAATGGTAGCAGGAGCATTCTTGTGTTGAAGTGCATTGCCTCAATCGATCAGCATCAGTGAGAATAAAATCAGAAGGTTGGAGTGCGTTTCTGATAAAACTGTCTTCACAAATATGTGTCTGTCTGATGTGTCTGTTACGTGGTGGGAAGAACGCATACCTTATTTGGGATAATCAAATTTACGGAAGAAGTGGGGTATTGCGTCACTGGTAAAACATCTCAAATATCAGCAATCTTTTCATCCAGCACTCATCTGAAACGTTGACAAAGTTACCTTTATTGATCGAGGCGAAAAAAGACGTTCTTGCGCTTTACTGTGCCAAACGGCTGTTAGGACTTTTGGATTAATCGAATCGAAGTTGTCTTCGATTCATTTATATCGACGTTGTAGTTGCCACCCACTTCGGTAAAGCTTCTAACGAAGCCCCACGGGAAAAATAACTTTCCCGCCAAACCATGTAGTCGATTCAGAGCCTTGTTGTAGTTGTTCCGGAGTGGCAAGATCGTTGTCATTGAAGGTGATATATTGACAGAAAGGACTTAAGATATCAGCTACCACAATCGATAGACATCCCGCCTTACATCCAGGTGTATATCGGAAGATAACACCGTAGTGgtttctagtctctaccagactaaacCACGCCAGCTTTAGGGAGGGTATGGCCATCATAGGGTAACATTTGCAGGTGTAGTTAAGAAATATATACCTCAGTACCGTGGACTGACTGTACTGACCAATTAGTCACTTTTTTGCTGAAagttctacgatccataccttCGTAGGAATGCCTGGCGGAGGCTAACGTTAGGTGGTTTCTGCCTTGCCCAGGCGTACTCCTGGAGGGTATATGGTGGCAAGCCTTCATCTTAGTTCATCAGTTCAACAACTCAAACAGAATTTCAGCATCAGGAGATTTAAGACAGATCATAAAATCAATAATTAACCCACGCACCAATTAATCCACACTTAGCTGAGTTCCCTGTGCTACATTTTCAAAGGTCGCCGCCACTGAAGCGGACGGTAGAACGTTTGGTTAGACCAGGGAgggaagtgtgtgtgtgtgaaaaaatGGAGGAAGGCGTGAGCCACTAAAACAAGCGATTAACTCACGTCATGATCAAAATTGACAAAGGCAGGAGAGCTTTATATTGTGGTGTCAGTCTTGTTAATGTAAAATGTCTCAATAACTTTGCCTAGGCACCGACTGGTCCTAATTGGAGTGCTGAAAGACAATTGGGGAACATATGAGCGATAACATGATATGAGAAGTTGAGAACTGTATTACtatcattaccctacacattgggtacctgcctgtggcactggctgcaaatacacctgatattattattattattattattactattgcTCCGGCTGAGTGTACCCAATAACATGAAGCCATTGACCCACAAGCAAACCCGGAAGTTGGCTTGTTTATCGACTATTCCATTATGAACAGGTGCCAAATGTTTGTTGCAAGTTAAAGAGATTATTTTAGTGCTTGAGCATTTCAAAAGAACATGCCTTTGAAAAACCCaagatgttagaatttgagatACAAAGATAATAGAATTGACTGAGCTAGAAGGATTTGTTGACAAACTTTGTCCCTCACCCGCAACTATTGAATGGGACCTTCCGCAGTAGAATGAAAGACTGAAAGGTTCTCGGCCCAGCAAATGAGCTGGAAGGCAATGTTTGagtattttctgtgttttgtttgtccTTCAGGATGGAGCCGTACCTGAACTTCAGCATCAGCACCACGTGGAACAGCACGCCGATTGCACAACCCCTCAACTTCTCCCTGGAGGCGGGGGAGAGGCCAGGGAGCACCCCTACTGACCCACCCATACCCGGTCTCACGGTATGCTGTGTAACgttagggtttacggaaaaagctgggctgtcgcCCGGGGCTGACTACCTTTTGGGGCCCCAAGGgcgtgcatgggggtttggtcTGTATTCAAtagaatttccttgaggaaaaattAGGTCAATTCCAGAGGAAGACTGGAAGACAACACTtattgttgggggggggggggggtgaaggtGTCAGATATGAGCAACTCCACAAAGACTGGAAAGAAGGCAAGCCAATTAAGATATAAACAAAGTTCTAAGTACTAGTACACAACAAAATGTACGAGAAATATGAAGCTAATCTAAAGTGGAACATTTAAGGAAAAGTTAACAGGTGGTTGGTCACTATGTGCTTCACACCTTaacactagcctccgttgcagtccttttccccgcagcatgttttttttgcaatttttttttggggggggggggggggggggggggggcgccacgtatctgcttgggatcccgtatccgccgtgcctctgtgtccgctatagaccctgtgtccgctgctggggaaggactgcgttttgtcgcttccagcaaaggcccatcaaaaatcacttatcaccattgccatggatgtgcgaacttcccgTAATAAACACGGCCAGCGCAGGGAAATCTTCATGCCCCTTTGAGCAGCGACAACGTTCTAACGGTTGccgggatgtcttttcaaaacacgacgGACGGACACCTAAATGAACGAACCTTTCGCATTTTTTCCTTCGTACATCCATCGAAGTtgctataatgattttgtgcttttcgtgcaaggaaacgtggctcaaacatgtctcacaaagcgtgagaaagctgcaatactttctccgcgcacgctgcgctagacaatggccgatcataatctaacccctgaccctttgttgttttctctgtCGTATAAGAAACactctaattataagatctcttagctacgacggctgaatccacagaagatatcagcaatagaaagaaacatcaggccacatttcagacaatttgtaactcgactttgaagacaacatgataatcatttgcaaggaagcatgcgtcacttcacgtgggctttgtgcaacgtaacatttgaattgcttctcgtggtagtgtgaattacttctcccggtagtgttaattacttctcgcggatacattaattgcctttgctggaagcgacaaagcgcagtccttccccagcagcggacacagggtctatagcggacacagaggcacggcggatacgggatcccaagcagatacgtggcgcccccccccccccaaaaaaaaaattgaaaaaaaaacacgctgcggggaaaaggactgcaacggaggctaccttAACACCTGGTGGATAGATAAGCCCTTTCTCATGGCCATTTTGCACCCCCCAGCTGTATGTTCAGGTACTGCAGTATTACAGGAAGACACCCCCTTcatgaaagtagtgtggtatcATAAGTCAGTATCTCTGCAATGTTAACATTTGACTTTTAAACATCCACTTTTTTGTGGATTACAAAATACAAGATTCGCTGTGCTTGAATTTAAATTATAGCAAATGATCCATAGCTGTTGCCTCAATATATACTGATAACTTCCCCAGTGCCCATCATACATAATGTTACAACTACTGTGTCTATAGGGAAACAAGGAGATGGAACAATGACATTAATGGAGGGTTGTAAGGGTAACAGGTCATCTTCTCCTCCACACGTTGTAGGTTAACATGGATCTGCCGTTCTTCGGAGTGGACCCTGCGCCCCCCGGCCCTGCAGGACAACCTACCGACCAACTGTGGGACTATGAAGGTAGACAATCTAGATCTGACACTGTGTCTCATGTAGCGTTTCACTGGGAACTCTGTAGTCGACCAGTGTAAGCACCCTCCGACTTAACCCACCAGCAAGGTTATAGATAAAACTGGAAGCGCTCTTATCTACATTGGCAGGTCCTATAACCTGACACTCAGTGCCCTGCAGGCCTGCTGATAGAGATCGCCTGATTTATATATCTGGACAACTTAGATTCACTCAGGCATATGTCGACTTTGTGCATTTACTTATATCTGGATGGCTCAGTTTATGAAACATGATTTGGAATAAAGATTACTAATACTGTAATGAGACATCTTTCATTCAGAACCCATCTACACTTTACACTCATTTGGCCCTTGACATCAGTTTATCATACCAAGCCCCAAGTATTTAATAAAGTTTGTTAAGGCAGATTTATTGGTTGATGAGGAAGTGGAAAGCAGCTGTGGAAGACAATTACTTCCTTATCAATGAAAAATATCTGGGGCACAGCAAAACTTGTTATGATCAGTCTTCACAGTCTCCCACCCCTAATTCTAATGGTTTATCCCTGGTAAAAAGATCACAGAACTATGAACATAAAATGATTGATGTGTAATTTAAGCCTTTACAACAGAATATATTGATCAACCCTGTTGAAATGTTTAAACAATAGACAGAATTCTCTGTACTAAGATTTTCTAAACAATATTTGTTCTCTTACAGTGTTTGAGATTTTCTTTCTTGGACCAGAAGATCGGTACCTAGAAGTAGAATTTGGGCCGTAAGTATGGATTATGTTgtgatacaaacaatacaaaattcGTGACCGGTTTATACAGGGAAAAATCCTAAAACATCATTATGAAAATTATAGCAATTTTGCAACAGTATGTGTAGCACTTAGAAGAGTTGCATCTTTATCCAGCACGCACAATTTTAGTCAGTGTTCAACACCAGATGTTATTTGATGGATCATATGTTTTAGGGTTATAAGAGGTCAAGGACTTCTTATGCCATAGggttaaatacatgtaatagatCACTGTCATCTCAGTATCGACCAAAAGAATCACATCCCATAGGATACTGTCTCCAGATTGATTCAGTAACATATTTCTCATGAAAGCCAGATGATAGGAATCTTATTTTGATATTAACATGAGCAGAATTACAAGGAGCAATTTCTGACTGCATTGTTCTTGGTTATACTTATACGTTGATGCAACTTCAGGCTTATCATAAATATCATGCTGCCGACGTTTGAATTCAAAGGAATCTAAGCTGCAATTATCAAGTCATTTAACAggctacaaaaaatacacaggGTCTAAAACTTTTACGTGGTAAGGAATCCACATCCACTACAGACCTACATTAATTCTCATAAGTCAATCGCACAACATCTATGATATTAGCACGGATCTATTTAATAGGGATGCCTTTGCCAGAGAATCTCATAGCTTTCTCTTTACCAGATACAATGTAGCTTTGTGAATAAGGTTGACACTGTAGTCTGTAAGGATAACATCTGGTGTAGTCTATTGTGCGACGTTAAGTCCTCATGTACATTAATCATATCATTTGTTTTCAATCTCTTCAGATATGGACATCATCTAGTCCTCCGTCTGAAGGGATCCAGACAGGTGGTCGAGGTAAGTTAGAaatttcaagttcaacattgTATGTAGATTTCAGCAAATTGATTAACCCTCTACATCTAACAATCTACTGCATCCCACAAACGTGGGTTCACAAAAGGCCACAGATTTTCAAATCTGTTTCTTTAATTGGCTCATCTGGGTAATGTCAGGTTCAAGCTTGCACCAGTACAGTACCCTGGGTATTATTGATCAGTAACTTCCTTTGCACTTATACAGGTATTTGGTACTAATTTacttaaaggcagactaaacttaatttcgtaaagcatactgaattatgttaaatataccactaagaccagttcagacttgttttacactagtccatcatagattagcgtttttacaacatttaaattggcggcctggtgcccgtaatactcaacgagtccatagaccgtgacgtcagaatccgtcagaatccgactCGGCCCCAGAATCTATTCTATAGAACACGCATCGATCGTAACagtcggattctgacggattctgtcggattctgacggattCTGACGTCACAGTCTTTGGACTCGTTAAGTATTACGGGCACCAGGCcgccaatttgaaatgttgtaaaaacgctaatctatgatggactagtgtaaaacaagtcagaacttgtcttagtggtatatttaacatgaTGTAGTATGCTTCACGAAAtcaagtttagtctgcctttaagaAAACACAATAAAGCTTAGCCTGATACTTTCCTTGAGCATAAATGTATGATTCCATGTCAAATCTGGAATGGAACCTAACAATACGTCACACCTTTTCAGACATTACTCCCCTTGCAATACACCGCTCGGAGAGCGGGTAGTCGCTGGACAGGCCAGGCCTTCATTCCGTGGGACTACATCCCGCCAAACCTGGGATGGATGAACGCGTACGGGATTCACAACACGTCCGACAGCGAGCGGCGGTACCTGGCCCTGTATCCCATCCCAAGGGACGACATCGCAGCAGCCGGACAGCCAGACTTGTAAGTTTCTCTTCTTatcatgaaagttcatttgtgttcTTGGTACATAGTACTCTGAATTTGAAGGAAATGTTAGATTTCCAACACAATAGAATGGACTCACCTAATGATCTCTGAAGAAGACTAGGCGGAGTATTCGCTCAGGTTGAAAAATAGTAATTTTCTTTCATCTATTCATTCTCATCTTGGCCTTTCTAAAAATAACCCAAATTTAGCTTCTTGGATTGAGGCAATGGAGTGTAAAGAGTCACTACCAGCAGTGTTAAACCTAGATCTTATATTCAGTACTCCAAAACCATTAAATGAAGTGAGCTGTGCTCCAGGAAAGTGTGTGAAAGTGTCCTGTTAGATGGCAGCTAGAACATGTTCAATGACTGTTTAAAAAGCATCTCTAGAATACCTGAACATTGAACCTGACTGAGAAGCTGCTTGCTTAAAGGCAGACAAAGTGATGCTGTCTACCAGGGACGTCCATACAGCTGAGAGTGATGGAGATGAAGTATGCACTTGGGGCTTTTAGTGCCCTGAGTGCTGCATCCTAGTAAAATCCCTGGAGATGTCCTGACGAGGATAGGTCTCTTCAATCTCATCTTGGCTATTTTAGGTTGATGACAAAGTACATTTAGCAACATGCCCAATACCTTACCTGTTTTGTGCATGCCACCTAGCAGGGCTTGAAGTATTTTtgataaattgattttttttctgtttcctgTGATACATGATTTATGATCATACCAAGCCTGAATATCCTTGTGATATTGagttgtgatatttttgtgcaATCTTCAAAAGCCTTTTGCAGGCAGGCGATTTGAACCCTAACCTGTTTTCAGTTTCAAGCATCTGAGGAAAGTCGCAATTACTTCCAACATCTTGAAGGGCATGTAATGGTACTTCTAGATTTTATGAATCctacttttcttttgttttccagTCACAAGCTTGGCTACTTCAAACCCCTGAACGTCAGTGTGCTGTACCCTGCCGGCTGGAAGCAACCTTTGCCACAGAGGTGGGCGTCAAACAGAGTAGCAGCACCTCTTCAGGAAACCCCTGTCCAGGAAACACCTGTCCAGGAAACACCTGTTCAAGAAACACCTGTCCAAGAAACACCTGTCCAGGAAACACCTGTCCAGGAAACACCATCCCAAGAAACACCTGTGGAAGAAACATGAATCGCTTCTCTCTAATCATATCCTGTGTGACACTTAAAGAAGTTTTCTTAGGGAGGATTTTGAAGATGAAGAGTGAAGAAATAACTGATAAGAAAGTGGAAAAGGCTGGAACATCTTTGTAAGCGGTACTGTGATAGGTGTGTTAAGATCGCACTTTGTATGTTTGCCTTGTCTGAAATTGTTTGGGTCCTATTGAAAAACTTCAAAAGTTATCAAATGGGCTTCTCAAAACAGAGTGGGCATTGGATGTTACTGTTGTTAGATTCTTCAAAGTTTTTTCAGTTTAGCAACTTGCAAAGTTTTTATTCCAACACTGAAAAGAAGCTGTTTTGCAAAAATCATTGTACTCTCACAGAGCAGGGTTTCAGTTAGAGCAATTTGTGAGATATCGCAAGCTGGTGTTTTATTTCAACTTACATTTCAAGTAATAGTGATATATCTTGAATTGAAGTGATTATATTATTAGATCTACAATTTCTTCTCATCCTCAGCAAAAGTGCAATCATGAAGATTAATGTTAGACCAAAACATCTCATTCTCTTATACAATATAAAAGGCTCCACAATTAGACTGGGTTTAATTCACCCTGTCAATGTATTCTACGATTATTTACTTCCATTATGTCATGTTgtatactttttaaaacaatgaatgCAATAATTTGATAGTGTCATGTTATGTGTGATTCCCAAATGCATACTGTATTTGATATAGTTAGATGTGTAATTTAACATTAAAGTTGCTGCAATAGTTTTGTTCTAGAACTTGAACATTAGCTTAGTAAAGTCCATAAGAAACGATTTTACCTGTGAAAACTCTATCATGATTTTTCAATCATAATTAAGTCTTAATCATTTTAATGTTTTGACAGAAGTACTGTATTTAGGACAGACGTCTCTGGAGTGTACACCTGTAATTAGAGTGAGTACAGTAAGAGTAATTTACTGTAAGGCATAGAATGTCTCTGATTTTTGTGAAAATAGAACTTACTTCAGAGCATAGAAATGGAGCATAAAGACCAACGCTTTGTAAATGTcacttatgatatgatattagcATGTTGTAAGGTACCATTTATCACCATTGCAGTCTGCTGTggtagatttgaatttgcatagATGTGGCTTTTTGAAGTATGATCTGTTATGTGGTGTATGGATCCGATTTCCAATATGTTCATTTAGAATGTGTTTAGGTATTGTTTGCTTTTAAACATGTATGAAGTTTTGATGCTACTGCTGTTGCTTTTGACCGTGAACATTTCCTTTATTGTGATGCTGAATAAAAACGTTTTCttgcttttcaaaaatatatttatcgTGGTAGTCAATGTAGCAGTCAATTGCAAGCACCTTGGATATGATGacaaagaaaaccagaaaaCCCCCTCCATGGATGTATAAATACAGCTATATAACAAACCCCAGGGGGTCGTCCATCTATAGTAGCAATTTGGACTCTCAGCCTTGTGTATAATGTTCCCTTTGTTAAGATGCAGGTAGCTCAAATTATGACAAAGAGCTTCAATCAGACCTTGCCTCTGGGGAGATTCTTATACCTTTATTGTAGCTTTGATGAGGGGTCTTGGTACTTTGGTACCATATGCAGGCTCAAGATTTCATCTGATTGTATTAgtggtttgtgtgtttttagaCATAAGCGACCAAATGCTGGTTGTGTTTCTTGTTGGACTTTGAAAGCTAAAATCAATTTTGAAATAATCTTACAATTGATATGTTCTTAATGGTAAGAAAAATTAAAGCACGTGTAGTATTCTCTTCTTAAGAGTTTATTAAGTTAGAAACAATCTGAAACCAGTTTTTAAAACCAGCATATATAAAACCCAAGCGCTAAACATTATCCATACACAGATTAACAaactcctgtccctggtgctgaacaccatccacacacaggtaaacacacctgtccttggtgctgaacatcatccacacacaggttaacatccctgtccttggtgctgaacatacaggtaaatacgcctgtccttggcgctgaacaccatccacacacaggttagcatacctgtccttggtgctgaacaccatccacacataggcAAATGGAATGGTCCTCGCTCGATGACAGGCCATTTGGAATAATTCGTAAGGAAATCCAAGTGAACATATCAGTATGTGTCACTTCATTTGTTACGCGACCAAAGTAGCCTGCGAACAACAATATCCTTATATGAGATGCCACTCTGTTGTCCTTTTGGATCTGCTTGCTGTTTATTCCATACTAACGTTTCCGCAAATACGATACCCTTCCACGGTGCAGTACCAAACATCGAGACACGAGATAAGAATGCACCAGAACTCTCTAGCCGaacaacaaataacattatgacgtcacaaaaccAGATGGGTTTGAAGTGCAACAACAAGGGAATGTCTTCCCAACCTATCACGCCATCAGGGTCATCTAAGGTCAGTCACGTCAGAATAATGGTCACCTTGGTAAACGTTCCTTGACATTTGTTACACAGCAGAAGATAAGCTTCACATATAATCACTTCGGACTCTGAACTGTTCAAGTTAAGTAGATAACTATTCTTACACAACCAACAGGATGTTTAAGAAGTTGATCGGTGCCGATCCCGAGTTAGCCTGGAAACTTGCTGGATCTCTCCTGGTCTCCGAGCTCCTAGGCAACAACGTGGTCACGGTGTCCACTCTGGAAAACGCAGACTGCTTCGGGCTGGCCACAGTCCTGGTCAAGGATCAGCAGTCCTTCGTGGAAAAGGCTGCCCACCGTCACGCCTCCTTCCGAGCCGTTGGCAAACTGTATGATCTGTGCGTTTCCCTGCCGCAATGTATCAAGTTCGGCCTCGAACCACAAACGGACACGTTCTGGAAGAAGCCTCCGCCCGGGAAGACGCTCTCAATCGGTCACAAATCTCGCCACGAGAAGAAAAAGATACACATGGAGGTCAAAGACGTGGTGAAGCAGGCAATTTTCTTGAACCTGAGGGAGACGGTTAGGTTAAGAGACGACGACGAGGAATTCGGTACAGCGAGCTCCGTGTATGTTATTACAGAGGTGTACTACGCTACAGGCCTGGACGTGGAGGTAAACGTGGACGGGAGAAAAGGCGAGTTTTCCACCGACACTAAGATCCCCATCGCCTTCAGGTACCAGAAGTACAAGCTGGAAGATGACGGTGCAATAGGAGATCAGTTGGACACCAATATCAGGAAAAACAGGTGAGGCGGAGGGACCTTGCAATTGTTCATGTTGTTCTAGAACTTACCAGTGTTtcatctgttttcatgttctaCCTAAATGTGATCTATGATGATCGGATAGGAAATGTTTGTGTCCAGAAATGCCCAAAACATGGTTTCCGATCATGTACGAGCACACAAAATCGACAAGACataaaacaaatcaagaaattacgTACAAAGGTTCTTTAATATGTTCTCCATCACCTCGACTCGATccgtcttgtttttgttttgtaaaggACATCCCGTCTGCTGGTCAAAACGGCATTTGCGGAGAGACTAAACAGTAGAATGGAAGCCAAGACGCAGGACACGGTGGTTAGAATGAAGACACCGACACGTGAGAACATACCTATAGTGGGAGAGGTTCTTCCAGGTGAGTAACGTTCAAATCAACAGCATAGCGATATGTACGAAAATGTTGGTAGACAGAGGTCGGCGTTTTTGTAAGTGTCGAAACAGGCAGCGTCTTAGTTATAACTCATTCAGTGACCAGTTTGTTCGTCCATTGAATTGTAGTATAAGTAGGCTTTTACAATGTAATCAAAAGTCACTGAAGGTAACGTAAGGGTATCGATACACCATGTAGTTTGTCACTTGCCTTTGTTTGAAGCAATTGTTTCAAAAGACGTCATATAGGTTGGTACGCTTTCTCAAATGCCGCTAGCTTTGTTATAATACAGAAATAATACACAAATAGTGTTTATTCAAAAAGCCTACAGCTAATTTTTTTTCGAGGCCATTACCATGCATCTTCCCTTGTAACAACGACAGGTATGGTTGACGacaaaatgacgtcatcaaaacgCCCCAACAGTAACCGTGCCGGCCAGGCATGGGCGTGTCCCATGCAGGGTACTGCGCATGTCAGCTATGGCGTAGAGACACCAAGGCTCAGAGGTACAGTGAAATCTGTAGTTTTGCTTTCGACT
Protein-coding regions in this window:
- the LOC136436514 gene encoding uncharacterized protein, yielding MFKKLIGADPELAWKLAGSLLVSELLGNNVVTVSTLENADCFGLATVLVKDQQSFVEKAAHRHASFRAVGKLYDLCVSLPQCIKFGLEPQTDTFWKKPPPGKTLSIGHKSRHEKKKIHMEVKDVVKQAIFLNLRETVRLRDDDEEFGTASSVYVITEVYYATGLDVEVNVDGRKGEFSTDTKIPIAFRYQKYKLEDDGAIGDQLDTNIRKNRTSRLLVKTAFAERLNSRMEAKTQDTVVRMKTPTRENIPIVGEVLPGMVDDKMTSSKRPNSNRAGQAWACPMQGTAHVSYGVETPRLREETVDMAVEDVEEITLTSTSSSFSL